In Deltaproteobacteria bacterium, a single window of DNA contains:
- a CDS encoding NTP transferase domain-containing protein, which produces MIGTGVVLAAGAGSRLGELGKRHSKAMIPLRGRPLIDWVAERLRAAGLTRLIVVAHTSDVALQAYARSAGIEVVCQPERRGIADALSCAAPLLAAEPAFLACACDSLFAVADLQQLLAVARAHPGDGVVAVQQLSAEATAARSAVVCVGEFVAAIVEKPAPGTAPSNVISLPLYILPQRLLARAAATEPLRGERYLSSALSDDIRAGGCVRWVALQDRLEVTTAVDVALVEERLGNTAKA; this is translated from the coding sequence ATGATCGGCACCGGTGTCGTTCTCGCTGCCGGGGCGGGCTCACGCTTGGGTGAACTGGGCAAGCGCCACTCGAAAGCAATGATACCGCTGCGGGGCCGACCGTTGATCGACTGGGTTGCCGAGCGGCTGCGCGCCGCCGGACTCACTCGGTTGATCGTGGTCGCACACACGAGCGATGTCGCCTTGCAGGCGTACGCACGCAGCGCCGGAATCGAAGTGGTCTGTCAGCCGGAGCGCCGCGGCATCGCCGATGCGCTGAGTTGCGCGGCGCCGTTGCTGGCGGCGGAGCCGGCGTTCTTGGCGTGCGCGTGCGATAGCCTATTCGCCGTCGCTGATCTCCAGCAACTGCTCGCGGTGGCGCGAGCGCATCCTGGCGATGGCGTGGTGGCGGTGCAGCAATTGTCCGCCGAGGCGACCGCGGCGCGCAGCGCCGTCGTATGCGTGGGTGAGTTCGTGGCGGCGATCGTCGAGAAACCCGCACCCGGCACCGCGCCGTCGAACGTGATCAGTCTCCCGCTCTACATTCTGCCGCAACGTTTGCTGGCGCGCGCGGCAGCCACCGAACCGCTGCGCGGCGAGCGCTATTTGTCATCGGCGCTGAGCGATGACATCCGCGCCGGCGGCTGCGTGCGCTGGGTGGCGCTCCAGGACCGGCTCGAGGTCACCACGGCGGTCGACGTTGCGTTAGTGGAGGAACGCCTGGGAAACACCGCGAAGGCGTGA
- a CDS encoding DUF1499 domain-containing protein, which translates to MAHSGSSGSSWTLRLGIGAVAAFVIGPLLAHFSIVPPRIGFVIFDLGGLLGVIAAVVGIIGALRGRASWGAVAPGAVVAAAFLGLAVNAAKYPPINDITTDLDEPPVFTSAKNAPGNAGRDLRYPGSSFAEQQRAAYPKIVNLLLPLSPDEAYRRVLSAARTMPDWEIVSTDDSGKWLDGAATSWLFRFQDDFVIEVRPQDNGSQVRMRSKSRDGKSDLGANAKRIEEFFAKLR; encoded by the coding sequence ATGGCGCACAGCGGGTCGAGCGGATCATCGTGGACGCTGCGGTTGGGGATCGGGGCGGTGGCGGCATTCGTCATCGGTCCATTGCTGGCTCACTTTTCCATCGTGCCGCCACGGATCGGCTTCGTCATCTTCGATCTCGGCGGTCTGCTGGGCGTGATCGCTGCGGTGGTCGGAATCATCGGCGCATTGCGCGGCCGCGCCAGCTGGGGTGCTGTGGCGCCCGGCGCGGTAGTCGCCGCGGCGTTCTTGGGGCTCGCCGTCAACGCCGCCAAGTATCCTCCCATCAATGACATCACCACCGATCTCGACGAACCGCCGGTGTTCACGTCCGCGAAGAACGCGCCAGGCAACGCCGGGCGTGACCTGCGCTATCCTGGCAGCAGTTTCGCGGAGCAGCAGCGCGCCGCGTATCCGAAGATCGTGAATCTGCTGCTGCCCCTGTCGCCCGACGAGGCGTATCGACGAGTCCTCAGTGCCGCGCGGACGATGCCCGACTGGGAAATTGTCAGCACGGACGACAGCGGGAAGTGGCTCGACGGCGCAGCGACTAGCTGGCTGTTCCGTTTTCAAGACGACTTCGTGATCGAGGTTCGCCCGCAAGACAATGGCAGCCAGGTCAGAATGCGATCCAAGTCGCGCGACGGCAAGAGCGACCTCGGCGCCAATGCCAAACGGATCGAGGAGTTTTTTGCGAAGCTGAGATAG
- a CDS encoding alpha/beta fold hydrolase: MSHVLEEAIQFTADGLQLEGRLGVPESATHGAVICHPHPQYGGTMDNDVVSAVAEALQAAGVATLRFNFRGVGASEGRYGGGQAEANDARAAVDQLRTRASTTDVTLIGYSFGAIVALLAGHDHSGVSRLIAIATPVPMFDLDFLTACSRRKLFILGDRDQYCPLTAMHDRFATLPEPKTFMPIAGADHFFAGHEAAVADTVVRFVRERS; encoded by the coding sequence ATGTCGCACGTACTCGAAGAGGCGATCCAGTTCACCGCCGACGGTCTGCAACTCGAAGGTCGACTCGGGGTACCCGAAAGCGCGACGCACGGTGCGGTCATCTGCCATCCACATCCACAGTACGGCGGTACGATGGACAACGACGTGGTGAGCGCGGTTGCGGAGGCGCTGCAAGCGGCCGGTGTCGCGACGCTGCGCTTCAATTTCCGCGGCGTCGGCGCCAGCGAAGGGCGCTACGGCGGCGGGCAGGCCGAAGCGAACGATGCGCGCGCGGCGGTCGACCAATTGCGCACCCGCGCCTCGACCACCGACGTCACGCTGATCGGCTATTCCTTTGGCGCCATCGTCGCACTGCTCGCGGGACACGATCACTCCGGTGTGTCGCGTTTGATTGCCATCGCGACGCCGGTGCCAATGTTTGACCTAGATTTTCTGACCGCGTGCAGCCGTAGAAAACTGTTCATTCTCGGCGATCGCGATCAGTACTGTCCTTTGACGGCGATGCACGACCGCTTCGCCACGTTGCCCGAGCCCAAGACATTCATGCCGATCGCGGGCGCGGATCATTTCTTCGCGGGTCACGAAGCCGCGGTGGCCGACACGGTTGTGCGCTTCGTGCGAGAGCGGTCATGA
- a CDS encoding FKBP-type peptidyl-prolyl cis-trans isomerase, whose translation MRVRDRLASTLLIILALSATGHASDPAGKPTEAAMQKTDAKPTTTASGLQYIDFKVGDGASPKQGQTAIVHYTGWLDDGTKFDASRDHGKPFGFKVGMGQVIKAWDEGVASMKIGGTRRLIVPPELGYGARGAGKVIPPNARLTFDVELLEIRP comes from the coding sequence ATGCGAGTTCGAGACCGGCTGGCCAGCACCCTGCTCATCATCCTGGCGCTCAGTGCCACGGGCCACGCGAGTGACCCCGCAGGAAAACCGACGGAGGCAGCAATGCAGAAAACCGATGCGAAACCGACCACCACCGCGTCCGGCTTGCAGTACATCGACTTCAAAGTCGGCGACGGCGCCAGCCCCAAGCAAGGGCAGACCGCGATTGTTCACTACACCGGCTGGCTCGACGACGGCACCAAGTTCGACGCTTCGCGCGATCACGGCAAACCGTTCGGCTTCAAAGTCGGCATGGGGCAAGTGATCAAAGCGTGGGACGAAGGCGTCGCCTCGATGAAGATCGGCGGCACGCGCCGGTTGATCGTGCCACCCGAACTCGGCTACGGCGCGCGCGGCGCGGGAAAAGTGATTCCACCCAACGCTCGTCTGACCTTTGACGTCGAGCTACTCGAAATCCGGCCGTAG
- a CDS encoding SelT/SelW/SelH family protein: protein MPRATSLAASLKQRFAVETELIRGKDGVFDVRVGDQLVFSKHQVHRFPEPGEVEQAIEQLRSRSA from the coding sequence CTGCCGCGCGCGACCAGTCTGGCCGCGTCACTCAAGCAGCGCTTCGCCGTCGAGACGGAACTAATCCGTGGCAAGGACGGAGTGTTTGACGTCCGCGTCGGTGACCAGCTCGTGTTCTCGAAGCATCAGGTGCATCGATTTCCGGAGCCCGGTGAAGTGGAACAGGCGATCGAGCAACTGCGCAGCCGCTCCGCGTGA
- a CDS encoding enoyl-CoA hydratase/isomerase family protein — protein METILFDKTDGLATITLNRPERLNAWTPVMGAELLEAFRDADRDKSVRVVLFTGAGRAFCSGADMDFFAGQIKAGGGTTAGGGGGPSRVEEWPMLMQRMSKPTIAAINGYALGVGCTMTLLCDIRLAAAEAKLGFLFPRMGVMAELGSTFLLPRLVGIGRACELMFTGKMYSADECAQAGVVNRVVPGDQLVATATAMAREIMQCAPLSLMLTRQALYQGLTASFEAQVRSEAFALDHLYRTRDHAEAVASFKEKRPPKFEGR, from the coding sequence ATGGAAACTATTCTCTTCGACAAGACCGACGGCCTCGCCACCATCACCCTCAATCGTCCCGAGCGATTGAACGCATGGACTCCGGTGATGGGGGCCGAGCTGCTCGAGGCCTTTCGCGATGCCGACCGCGATAAGAGCGTACGCGTCGTGCTGTTTACCGGCGCGGGACGCGCGTTCTGTTCCGGCGCCGACATGGATTTCTTCGCGGGGCAAATCAAGGCCGGTGGTGGCACCACGGCCGGTGGTGGCGGCGGTCCTTCGCGCGTCGAGGAGTGGCCGATGCTGATGCAGCGGATGTCGAAGCCAACCATAGCAGCGATCAACGGCTACGCGCTCGGCGTCGGCTGCACGATGACGTTGCTGTGCGACATCCGCCTCGCCGCCGCCGAGGCGAAGCTCGGCTTTCTCTTTCCGCGCATGGGCGTGATGGCGGAACTGGGCTCGACGTTTCTGCTGCCGCGGCTGGTCGGGATTGGACGCGCCTGCGAGTTGATGTTCACCGGCAAGATGTACAGCGCCGACGAGTGCGCGCAGGCTGGCGTGGTCAACCGCGTCGTGCCTGGCGATCAACTGGTCGCGACGGCGACGGCCATGGCGCGCGAGATCATGCAATGCGCGCCGTTGTCGCTCATGCTGACACGGCAGGCGCTCTATCAAGGGCTCACCGCCAGCTTCGAGGCGCAGGTGCGCAGCGAAGCCTTCGCCCTCGACCACCTCTACCGCACGCGTGACCATGCCGAAGCGGTGGCGTCGTTCAAGGAAAAACGTCCGCCAAAATTCGAAGGCCGATAA
- a CDS encoding efflux RND transporter periplasmic adaptor subunit, giving the protein MTARRALLALMLFSAGCTRHNEAQSAAAAGTEPRAIPITVAAVTIRPSERLVSFVGTLYGHDELTLSSQMEGQIKAIAADLGDHIEANQVLAEIEDDQLRARLREVEATWGKARADETRGRQLVEQKVISPQEYESMKTTVSVIEAQRDTLAVLLQHTQVRSPLTGSVAKRLVSAGEYVRPGTPLFALVADDPLKLRGDVPERFADELQAGQTVRVRVDAFPDAAFDGKLSRISPSSNRENRSIAVEALVDNHDRKLKAGFFANAAIVTRSDEEAVMVPQEALITFAGVTKLFVVADSIAHERQVRPGARTAEGMIEIVEGLRADETVATSGLTKLQNGASVAVKKPEDKQG; this is encoded by the coding sequence ATGACTGCACGGCGGGCGCTGCTGGCGCTGATGCTCTTCAGCGCCGGGTGTACGCGCCACAATGAGGCGCAATCCGCGGCCGCCGCGGGGACGGAACCGCGCGCGATTCCGATCACGGTCGCGGCCGTCACCATTCGACCGAGTGAACGCCTAGTGAGTTTTGTCGGGACGCTGTACGGCCACGACGAGCTCACGCTCTCGAGCCAGATGGAAGGGCAGATCAAAGCGATTGCCGCGGATCTGGGTGACCACATCGAGGCGAATCAGGTGCTCGCGGAAATTGAAGACGATCAGCTGCGTGCCCGTTTGCGCGAGGTGGAAGCGACCTGGGGGAAGGCGCGGGCCGATGAAACGCGCGGCCGCCAATTGGTCGAACAGAAAGTCATCTCGCCGCAAGAATACGAGTCGATGAAAACCACCGTGTCGGTGATCGAAGCGCAACGCGACACGCTGGCGGTGCTCCTGCAGCACACGCAAGTGCGCTCACCGCTGACCGGCTCGGTGGCGAAGCGACTGGTGTCGGCCGGCGAGTACGTCCGACCCGGCACGCCTCTGTTCGCGCTGGTCGCCGACGATCCGCTCAAGCTGCGCGGCGATGTGCCGGAGCGTTTCGCCGACGAATTGCAAGCGGGTCAAACTGTGCGCGTCCGCGTCGACGCGTTTCCCGACGCGGCCTTCGACGGCAAGCTGTCACGCATCAGCCCATCATCGAACCGCGAGAATCGCTCGATCGCAGTCGAGGCGCTGGTGGACAATCACGATCGCAAGCTGAAGGCCGGCTTCTTCGCCAACGCCGCCATCGTCACCCGTAGCGATGAAGAAGCGGTGATGGTGCCGCAGGAAGCGCTCATCACCTTTGCCGGCGTCACCAAACTGTTCGTGGTTGCCGACAGCATCGCGCACGAACGCCAAGTGCGCCCGGGCGCCCGCACTGCCGAGGGCATGATCGAGATCGTTGAGGGCTTGCGAGCCGACGAGACGGTCGCGACCTCGGGCCTGACCAAGCTGCAGAACGGCGCCAGCGTCGCCGTCAAGAAGCCAGAGGATAAACAAGGATAG
- a CDS encoding HAMP domain-containing histidine kinase, whose protein sequence is MVEDRGSSGSAARPEAVLLTFELYLRTHPGTVGIGIIGFFLLVAVVHLRAGIQLPLAITFAGPLVFCTYGVGVVAGTTAAVAIATIWLADALSFGMTLGQALPLFATRLFSNFAIVAISAVAAAAARMRMRYLETQDELVRLRADLVSAFSHDLRAPLTAMMGYAELLRDGADLEGAIPRSEALDRILVNGGRLNQLIADMLTAGNGDRAAPVEITAFTAEEFVAALRAEFDDMPRAGAVSLQWTVAPNTPALATDRTKLTSVVRNLVGNALKFTTEGEVAVRIDYDAANVAHRIAVADTGPGIAADVVPHIFDRFYRASETKQRAGFGVGLFIVKRLTELLGGTVVVRSQPGAGTTFVVTLPPPRAPVSVALGKDRGEAKLRPDFE, encoded by the coding sequence ATGGTCGAGGACAGGGGCAGCTCGGGATCGGCGGCGCGGCCCGAGGCTGTGCTCCTAACCTTCGAACTCTACCTGCGCACGCATCCTGGCACGGTTGGGATCGGGATCATCGGTTTTTTCCTGCTCGTCGCGGTCGTCCATCTGCGCGCTGGGATTCAGCTGCCGCTCGCCATCACGTTCGCGGGGCCGCTGGTCTTCTGCACCTACGGCGTGGGCGTCGTCGCGGGGACCACCGCCGCAGTGGCGATCGCGACCATCTGGCTGGCGGATGCGTTGTCGTTCGGGATGACGCTGGGGCAGGCGCTCCCCCTGTTTGCAACCCGGCTGTTCAGCAACTTCGCCATCGTCGCGATCAGTGCGGTGGCGGCCGCGGCTGCGCGGATGCGGATGCGCTATCTCGAAACCCAGGACGAATTGGTGCGCCTGCGGGCGGACCTGGTGTCGGCCTTCTCGCACGACTTGCGGGCACCATTGACGGCAATGATGGGATACGCAGAGTTGCTGCGCGACGGTGCGGACCTCGAGGGCGCCATTCCCCGCAGCGAGGCGCTTGATCGGATTCTCGTCAACGGCGGCCGGCTCAACCAACTGATCGCCGATATGCTGACGGCCGGCAACGGCGACCGCGCCGCCCCGGTCGAAATCACGGCGTTCACTGCGGAGGAGTTCGTCGCCGCGCTGCGCGCGGAGTTCGACGACATGCCGCGCGCGGGTGCCGTATCGTTACAGTGGACCGTGGCGCCGAATACGCCCGCGCTCGCCACGGATCGCACCAAACTCACTTCGGTGGTGCGCAACTTGGTCGGCAATGCGCTCAAGTTCACTACCGAGGGTGAGGTGGCCGTGCGGATCGACTACGATGCGGCGAACGTGGCGCATCGGATCGCAGTGGCCGACACCGGCCCCGGCATCGCGGCCGATGTCGTGCCGCACATCTTCGATCGCTTCTATCGGGCGAGCGAAACCAAACAGCGCGCCGGATTCGGCGTTGGTTTGTTCATCGTGAAACGGCTCACCGAGCTTCTCGGCGGGACGGTGGTGGTGCGCAGCCAGCCGGGCGCCGGCACCACCTTCGTCGTCACGCTCCCGCCGCCGCGAGCTCCGGTGTCCGTGGCGCTCGGGAAAGATAGGGGCGAGGCAAAACTACGGCCGGATTTCGAGTAG
- a CDS encoding DUF1499 domain-containing protein, with translation MASSSANGSSWAMRLGLAAVVAFVIGPALAHLGIVPSLIGFAIFGVGGLLGLIATVVGVIGALRSRSSWLAIVPGAVIVVSFIAIASRGAGYPRINDITTDFEPPPVFRQAFQLPANRGRDMRYPGATFWQQQRAGYPNLTNLILTTSPDETYQRVLAMARTVPNWELTLTEPETRAIEGVETSWLFRFQDDFAIEVRPHSNGSQVAMRSKSRDGKGDLGVNAKRIETFFAKLK, from the coding sequence ATGGCGTCGAGCAGTGCGAACGGGTCGTCGTGGGCGATGCGACTGGGGTTGGCCGCCGTCGTGGCGTTCGTCATTGGGCCGGCACTCGCCCATCTCGGCATCGTGCCCTCACTGATCGGCTTTGCGATCTTCGGAGTCGGCGGTCTGCTTGGCCTCATCGCCACGGTCGTCGGCGTGATCGGCGCGCTGCGCAGTCGGTCGAGCTGGCTCGCCATCGTGCCGGGCGCGGTGATCGTGGTGAGCTTCATCGCCATCGCCAGCCGTGGCGCCGGTTATCCGCGGATCAACGACATCACGACGGATTTCGAGCCGCCGCCGGTATTCCGCCAGGCGTTCCAACTCCCCGCCAACCGCGGCCGCGACATGCGTTATCCCGGGGCCACATTCTGGCAACAGCAACGCGCCGGCTATCCGAACTTGACCAACTTAATTCTGACGACCTCACCCGACGAGACCTATCAGCGGGTCTTGGCGATGGCGCGGACGGTACCGAACTGGGAACTCACACTGACCGAGCCCGAAACCCGCGCCATCGAAGGCGTGGAAACTAGTTGGTTGTTCCGCTTTCAAGATGACTTCGCCATCGAAGTACGCCCGCACAGCAACGGCAGCCAGGTCGCGATGCGCTCCAAGTCGCGCGACGGCAAAGGCGATCTCGGGGTCAATGCGAAACGGATCGAGACGTTTTTTGCGAAGTTGAAGTGA
- a CDS encoding TetR/AcrR family transcriptional regulator encodes MRGRKKIPDIRAAILGCAAEVFAQREFHEVLTEDIAARLGIGKGTIYRYFDSKEALYFATIVEGLAGMHDAVTAALHQPAPVAAVIERLVETVLTYFWTRRDFFILLHRHEPTLDPRERAEWQQQREELVAEVQRILFSALPRGSLGRQHPRLTVEILFGMMRSASLYRSAADRLPTLAKLITAMFLTGISGQSANGKPRTHPRRALPRRRSQALRGGLSHS; translated from the coding sequence ATGCGAGGTCGCAAAAAAATCCCCGACATCCGCGCCGCCATCCTGGGCTGCGCCGCCGAGGTGTTCGCGCAGCGCGAGTTCCACGAGGTGCTCACCGAGGACATCGCGGCCCGGCTCGGCATCGGCAAAGGGACGATCTATCGCTATTTCGATTCCAAGGAGGCGCTCTACTTCGCCACCATCGTCGAAGGTTTGGCCGGTATGCACGACGCGGTGACGGCGGCGTTGCATCAGCCCGCGCCGGTGGCCGCGGTGATCGAGCGGCTGGTCGAAACCGTCCTGACCTACTTCTGGACGCGGCGCGATTTCTTCATCCTCTTGCACCGTCATGAGCCCACGCTCGATCCGCGCGAGCGTGCGGAGTGGCAACAGCAGCGTGAAGAACTGGTTGCGGAGGTGCAGCGCATTCTCTTCAGTGCCCTGCCGCGCGGGAGTTTGGGACGACAACATCCGCGTCTCACGGTGGAGATTCTGTTTGGGATGATGCGCTCGGCGTCGCTCTACCGCAGCGCCGCGGACCGTCTCCCGACGCTGGCGAAATTAATCACCGCGATGTTTCTGACCGGCATCAGCGGGCAATCGGCCAACGGCAAGCCCCGCACTCATCCGCGCCGGGCGCTGCCGCGGCGCCGCTCCCAAGCCCTACGAGGAGGACTTTCCCACTCATGA
- a CDS encoding C69 family dipeptidase, with protein MTRPRVACDSLVALANSTADGAVLFAKNSDRPAAECQRLVQVPRQQHARGAQLRCQYIAIEQVSETARLIGSQPFWLWGFEHGLNEHGVAIGNHTVFTKDGLSGHGLIGMDLVRLGLERGTSAFQATEVIAALVERYGQGGSGYVDKDWPYHNSFLIADQREAYVLETSDRRWALRRIETVGSASNHLTIGDDWDALSPGSIEHAVAQGWWSEASDTCFDFGAAYRDTSMAPDFISSGRHSRTCQLLEAGRGRLTPASLRTALRDHYDSGQVHRPGRAVDDERYYSVCMHADPVGTTTASMIARLGRDEEPLVYWGSLGSPCVSVFLPYYIDGDLPAELARGGEHASADSPWWQFEELLTLVERDFETYGPRVRAAWDRFEGEIESQRADAEALARRDGPAVLTHFMERNVRAMVERLSALLRELH; from the coding sequence ATGACACGCCCACGCGTCGCCTGCGATTCGCTGGTCGCGTTGGCCAACTCCACCGCCGATGGCGCGGTGCTGTTCGCGAAGAACAGCGACCGTCCGGCGGCGGAGTGCCAGCGGCTCGTCCAAGTTCCGCGACAGCAGCACGCGCGCGGCGCGCAACTGCGCTGCCAATACATCGCGATCGAGCAGGTGAGTGAGACGGCGCGCTTGATCGGCTCGCAGCCGTTTTGGTTGTGGGGCTTCGAGCATGGCCTCAACGAGCACGGCGTCGCCATCGGCAATCACACGGTGTTCACGAAGGACGGACTATCCGGCCACGGGCTGATCGGAATGGATCTGGTGCGGCTCGGGCTCGAACGCGGCACATCGGCTTTTCAAGCGACCGAAGTGATCGCGGCGCTGGTCGAACGTTACGGCCAGGGCGGCTCGGGTTACGTCGACAAGGATTGGCCGTACCACAATTCGTTCCTGATCGCCGACCAGCGCGAAGCTTACGTGCTCGAAACCTCGGACCGCCGGTGGGCGCTGCGTCGCATCGAGACCGTCGGCAGCGCGTCGAATCATCTCACCATCGGCGACGATTGGGACGCGCTGTCGCCCGGGTCGATCGAGCATGCCGTCGCGCAGGGCTGGTGGAGCGAGGCCAGCGACACGTGCTTCGACTTCGGCGCGGCATACCGCGACACCAGCATGGCGCCCGATTTCATTTCGAGTGGCCGCCACAGCCGCACCTGCCAACTGCTCGAAGCCGGGCGCGGCCGGCTGACGCCCGCATCGCTGCGCACCGCCCTGCGCGATCACTACGACAGCGGGCAGGTACATCGTCCCGGTCGTGCGGTCGACGACGAGCGCTACTACTCGGTGTGCATGCACGCCGATCCGGTCGGCACGACCACTGCCAGCATGATCGCGCGCCTCGGCCGCGACGAGGAGCCGCTGGTCTACTGGGGCAGTTTGGGATCACCGTGCGTGAGCGTGTTTCTGCCCTACTACATTGATGGTGACTTGCCTGCCGAACTGGCGCGCGGAGGCGAGCACGCCAGTGCCGACTCGCCGTGGTGGCAGTTTGAGGAACTGCTCACGTTAGTTGAGCGCGACTTTGAAACCTACGGCCCGCGCGTGCGCGCGGCCTGGGATCGGTTCGAGGGCGAGATCGAATCGCAACGCGCCGACGCCGAAGCGCTCGCGCGGCGGGACGGTCCCGCCGTGCTGACACACTTCATGGAGCGCAACGTACGGGCAATGGTCGAACGTTTGTCCGCGTTACTTCGCGAACTCCACTGA